Proteins from one Gemmatimonadota bacterium genomic window:
- a CDS encoding PH domain-containing protein translates to MSILNAVMGNASEVEVEEMEKEFSQILIEEEKLVRVFKLVRDLFAFTDRRLIMVDKQGISGRKTEYHSIPYKSITHFSFETAGRVDLDSEMKVWISGNELPVKKEFKKGIDVTDVQRTLAKFTLD, encoded by the coding sequence ATGTCGATTCTGAACGCCGTCATGGGCAACGCTTCGGAGGTCGAAGTTGAAGAGATGGAAAAGGAGTTCTCGCAGATACTGATCGAGGAAGAGAAACTGGTCAGGGTCTTCAAGCTGGTCAGAGACCTGTTTGCTTTCACGGACAGGCGGTTGATCATGGTAGATAAACAGGGAATATCCGGTCGAAAGACGGAGTACCACTCCATCCCGTATAAGTCGATCACCCATTTTTCGTTCGAGACTGCGGGGCGGGTCGATCTCGACTCCGAGATGAAGGTATGGATTTCAGGTAACGAATTGCCTGTTAAGAAAGAGTTCAAAAAGGGGATTGACGTCACCGACGTTCAAAGAACCCTGGCGAAGTTC